A segment of the Acidimicrobiales bacterium genome:
CCGGTAAGGGTACCGCCTGCAGGGAGGGCTCCGCCGGACCTTCCGCGGGGCTTATCCCGGTGGCCAGCCCATCTGGTGACCGCCGAGAACGTGCATGTGCAGGTGGGCAACGCTGTTGAGCGCGTGGGCTCCCACGTTGAAGACCAAGCGGTAACCGCTCTCCGCGATCCCCTGCTTCTCTGCGACCCTCTGCGCGGTCATCATCATCTCGGCCAGCACGTCGCCGTGCTCCGGACCGATGTGGGCTGCGTTGGTGATGTGATCGCGGGGGATCACCAGCACATGCACGGGGGCTGCCGGATTGATATCGAAAAAGGCATAGGTATTCGCGCTGGACGCCGCCTCCTTGGACGGGATGTCGCCGGCGACGATCTTGCAGAACAGGCAGTTCTCGTCTTTCAACACGACGCTAGTTTTGCCGGGCGTGGAGTGGGACGGTAGCGGCGACAGCGTCGTGGCGGCCTTTGCCAGATGGGCGGCCCACGAAAGGGCGGCGGAGGCTGCCGGGACCCGATCCAGGGAACGTTCTCTGCGCGATCAGGCGGCCGGCGAAGCGACCTGGTCCGGTCTCCTCGTCGACCTGTCGGAGACGCAAGGCGAGGTGGCGCTGGACGTCGGTGGGCGCCGGCTCTCCGGGCGACTGGTAGGCGTCGGCCCAGACTTCTGCGTCCTGGAGCAGCGGAGCCGGCGGGCGTCCCTCGTCCCGAGCGATCGCATAGTCGCGATCTGGCAGGAGAGCCCCGCATCCGGGAGCCGCTTTCCGCACCTGCAACTCTCCTTCACGTCGGCTCTGGCGGCGCTCGCCGCCGAGAGGGCGCCGGTATGCCTGATCCTCTCCGGAGGAGGCCAATTGTCCGGCGAGTTGGTCGGCTCCGGAACCGATCTGGTGACCGTTCGCACCGACTCCGCCGCGCGGCGCACGGTTCACGTTCGCATATGCCATATCGACGTTTGCGAGCTGCGCTGAGTCAGCAGGCCGACAGAAGCCCGGTCCCCTCAGGCGTCCTGCTCTTGCGGGCGCCGGTCGCGCGGCTTCGGTTCGGGATATAGGTGCTCCAAAGTGCCCGGCTCGATGCGCATACGGGTTATGAAGTCCTCGACGTCCGATGCCTGAACCCGGATAACCCGGCC
Coding sequences within it:
- a CDS encoding helix-turn-helix domain-containing protein, whose translation is MSEAIQWMGTREACERLGVTLRTLYRFIDEGQLPAYKMGRVIRVQASDVEDFITRMRIEPGTLEHLYPEPKPRDRRPQEQDA
- a CDS encoding histidine triad nucleotide-binding protein, which encodes MLKDENCLFCKIVAGDIPSKEAASSANTYAFFDINPAAPVHVLVIPRDHITNAAHIGPEHGDVLAEMMMTAQRVAEKQGIAESGYRLVFNVGAHALNSVAHLHMHVLGGHQMGWPPG